A single Salmo salar chromosome ssa19, Ssal_v3.1, whole genome shotgun sequence DNA region contains:
- the rnf6 gene encoding LOW QUALITY PROTEIN: E3 ubiquitin-protein ligase RNF6 (The sequence of the model RefSeq protein was modified relative to this genomic sequence to represent the inferred CDS: deleted 2 bases in 1 codon; substituted 1 base at 1 genomic stop codon): protein MVMDPPGGRDERRRQAERLRREEAYYHFINELSEEEYRLMRDSNLLGTPGEVTAEELRQRLDGAKERVSSQPRPEPLPQNTEAGEEEGSSVEGEESEGVAGTAEPGAEPSNGDSLLEWLNTFRRTGNATRSGQSGNQTWRAVSRTNPNSGEFRFSLEININHEQPEPGEHSDAPDPSELSPVPPPSTASIRTAPYTPARPSPYPLPRATQGRRAQIRRTRSSTTIPPLTPAPLTTPRPPLLLXAVQQPSLPPPPVPITPPILQDQISPPQLQPPSRASSPGEGQEEGVPTLDFPRVPPQSGPQVASVGREPRSSRTRSRGRTRRAAAGGGTTSRSSRRRSRSPLQRNPAPNSATLPPSGGNGNGVSNGHTAEPGNRTASVSMETGEAVSEPAVLAEPGPEAGEQEGEVHTAGSGGAGGVRRHPTIMLDLQVRRIRPGENRDRDSIASRTRSRARAAENTVTFESDSGGFRRTISRSERAGIRTYVSTIRIPLRRISETGLGEPSSTALRSILRQIMTGFGELSSLMETEADAETTEGTPGHQDPAGPNANTNTTQTYRSHSNESGTVAGGQAGETETEREGGGDEEEGGQGRLGGSGNGGISTPDDGRPMSRDTNNLVENGTLPILRLAHFFLLNDEEDEEHPRGLTKEQIDILATRTYGQASLEGEAGRACSVCINDYAQGNKLRRLPCAHEFHIHCIDRWLSENNTCPICRQPILPAHQD from the exons ATGGTGATGGACCCTCCTGGCGGGCGAGACGAGCGGCGGCGTCAGGCAGAGCGTCTTCGACGGGAGGAGGCGTACTATCACTTCATCAATGAGCTGAGCGAGGAAGAGTACCGCCTTATGAGAGACAGCAACCTGCTGGGCACACCTG GTGAGGTGACAGCGGAGGAGCTACGGCAGCGCCTGGACGGGGCAAAGGAGCGCGTGTCATCTCAGCCCCGCCCTGAACCACTCCCACAGAACACTgaggctggagaggaggaggggagcagcgttgagggggaggagagcgagggagtgGCTG GTACTGCTGAGCCGGGAGCAGAGCCGTCTAACGGCGACTCACTGCTGGAGTGGCTGAACACCTTCCGACGCACAGGGAACGCCACGCGCAGTGGCCAGAGCGGCAACCAGACGTGGCGCGCGGTCAGCCGCACCAACCCCAACAGTGGAGAGTTCCGCTTCAGCCTGGAGATCAACATCAACCATGAGCAGCCAGAGCCAGGGGAGCACAGTGATGCCCCCGACCCCTCAGAGctgtcccctgtcccccctcCATCCACAGCCTCCATACGcactgccccctacacccctgCCCGGCCCTCCCCCTATCCCTTACCTCGAGCTACCCAGGGCAGGAGGGCTCAGATCCGCCGTACACGCAGTAGTACCACCATCCCTCCTCTGACTCCTGCACCCCTCACCACACCCCGGCCCCCCCTACTGCTCTAAGCGGTACAGCAGCCATCA CTCCCACCACCCCCAGTCCCCATCACCCCCCCTATCCTTCAGGATCAAATAAGCCCTCCACAGCTCCAACCCCCAAGCAGAGCTTCCTCCCCAGGGGAGGGGCAGGAGGAGGGGGTTCCTACCCTGGACTTCCCCCGTGTACCGCCCCAGTCTGGCCCCCAGGTGGCGTCTGTGGGGCGTGAGCCTCGTAGCAGCAGGACTCGATCCCGCGGCCGGACCCGCAGGGCTGCAGCAGGAGGTGGGACTACCTCCCGGTCGTCTAGGAGACGTAGCCGCTCCCCTCTTCAGAGAAACCCCGCCCCTAACTCGGCTACCTTGCCTCCTAGTGGTGGGAATGGAAATGGTGTCTCTAATGGCCACACTGCCGAGCCCGGAAACAGAACTGCTTCTGTCTCCATGGAGACCGGTGAGGCCGTGTCAGAGCCAGCTGTACTAGCAGAGCCTGGCCCAGAGGCAGGTGAGCAGGAGGGAGAGGTACACACGGCCGGGTCAGGGGGTGCAGGGGGGGTGCGGCGCCACCCCACCATCATGCTGGATCTGCAGGTGCGGCGCATCCGACCGGGAGAGAACCGGGACCGGGACAGCATCGCCAGCCGTACACGGTCCCGGGCCCGCGCCGCCGAGAACACTGTCACCTTCGAGAGCGACAGCGGGGGCTTCCGGCGCACAATCTCCCGCTCGGAGCGGGCCGGGATCCGGACCTACGTCAGCACCATCCGGATCCCTCTGAGGAGGATCAGTGAGACGGGCCTGGGGGAGCCCAGCTCCACCGCCCTGCGCTCCATCCTCAGACAGATCATGACCGGCTTCGGGGAGCTCAGCTCCCTCATGGAGACGGAGGCTGACGCTGAGACCACCGAGGGCACGCCCGGTCATCAGGACCCTGCAGGACCCAATGctaacaccaacaccacacaGACCTACCGTAGCCACAGTAACGAGAGTGGAACTGTGGCGGGAGGCCaggcaggagagacagagacggagagagagggggggggcgatgaggaggaaggagggcaggggaggttAGGTGGGAGTGGCAATGGTGGAATCTCAACCCCCGACGACGGTCGGCCGATGAGCAGGGACACAAACAACCTGGTAGAGAACGGCACGCTGCCCATCCTGCGGCTGGCCCACTTCTTCCTGCTCAACGACGAGGAGGATGAGGAGCACCCACGTGGCCTGACCAAAGAGCAGATCGACATACTAGCCACGCGCACCTATGGCCAGGCCAGCCTGGAGGGGGAGGCGGGGCGCGCCTGCAGCGTCTGTATCAACGACTATGCCCAAGGGAACAAGCTGCGTCGCCTGCCCTGCGCCCACGAGTTCCACATCCACTGCATCGACCGCTGGCTCTCTGAGAACAACACCTGCCCCATCTGCAGGCAGCCCATCCTCCCTGCTCACCAGGACTGA
- the cdk8 gene encoding cyclin-dependent kinase 8 isoform X2, whose translation MSKKPANILVMGEGPERGRVKIADMGFARLFNSPLKPLADLDPVVVTFWYRAPELLLGARHYTKAIDIWAIGCIFAELLTSEPIFHCRQEDIKTSNPYHHDQLDRIFNVMGFPAEKDWEDIKKMPEHSTLMKDFRRNTYTNCSLIKYMEKHKVKPDSKAFHLLQKLLTMDPIRRITSEQAMQDPYFLEEPLPTSDVFAGCQIPYPKREFLTEEEPEDKAEKVRNKNQQQQGNNHTNGAGHTGNPDNSHAQGPPLKKVRVVPPVTTSSGLIMTSDYQRSNPHAVYQNPGPSTSLPQNSIGYSSTSQQPPQYSHQTHRY comes from the exons aTGTCAAAG AAACCTGCAAACATCCTAGTGATGGGGGAGGGGCCGGAGAGGGGTCGAGTAAAGATCG CGGACATGGGCTTTGCCCGCCTCTTTAACTCACCACTGAAGCCGTTAGCAGATCTGGACCCGGTGGTGGTCACCTTCTGGTACAGGGCACCAGAGCTACTGCTAGGTGCCAGGCACTACACCAAAGCCATCG ACATCTGGGCGATTGGCTGCATCTTTGCCGAGCTGTTGACGTCTGAGCCCATCTTCCACTGTCGCCAAGAGGACATCAAGACCAGTAACCCCTACCACCACGACCAGCTGGACCGCATCTTCAACGTCATGGGCTTCCCCGCTG AGAAGGACTGGGAAGACATCAAGAAGATGCCGGAGCACTCCACTCTGATGAAAGACTTCAGGAGGAACAC GTATACAAACTGCAGCCTTATAAAATACATGGAGAAACACAAAGTCAAACCAGACAGCAAAGCATTCCACTTG CTCCAGAAGCTGCTGACCATGGACCCGATCCGCAGGATCACATCTGAGCAGGCCATGCAGGACCCTTACTTCCTGGAGGAACCACTGCCCACCTCAGA tgtgtttGCAGGCTGCCAGATCCCCTACCCCAAGAGGGAGTTCCTGACAGAGGAGGAGCCAGAGGATAAGGCAGAGAAAGTCAGAAAT aagaaccagcagcagcaggggAACAACCACACCAACGGGGCGGGGCACACTGGTAACCCTGACAACAGCCACGCCCAAGGCCCGCCCCTAAAGAAGGTGCGAGTGGTCCCGCCCGTCACTACCTCAAGTGGCCTCATTATGACCTCAGACTACCAG CGCTCCAATCCACATGCTGTCTACCAGAACCCCGGACCAAGCACATCACTGCCCCAAAACAGCATTGGATACTCCTCTACCTCCCAGCAGCCCCCGCAGTACTCACACCAGACCCACCGCTACTGA
- the cdk8 gene encoding cyclin-dependent kinase 8 isoform X1 — translation MDYDFKVMLTGERERVEDLFEYEGCKVGRGTYGHVYKAKRKDGKDDKDYALKQIEGTGISMSACREIALLRELKHPNVISLQKVFLSHADRKVWLLFDYAEHDLWHIIKFHRASKANKKPLQLPRGMVKSLLYQILDGIHYLHANWVLHRDLKPANILVMGEGPERGRVKIADMGFARLFNSPLKPLADLDPVVVTFWYRAPELLLGARHYTKAIDIWAIGCIFAELLTSEPIFHCRQEDIKTSNPYHHDQLDRIFNVMGFPAEKDWEDIKKMPEHSTLMKDFRRNTYTNCSLIKYMEKHKVKPDSKAFHLLQKLLTMDPIRRITSEQAMQDPYFLEEPLPTSDVFAGCQIPYPKREFLTEEEPEDKAEKVRNKNQQQQGNNHTNGAGHTGNPDNSHAQGPPLKKVRVVPPVTTSSGLIMTSDYQRSNPHAVYQNPGPSTSLPQNSIGYSSTSQQPPQYSHQTHRY, via the exons ATGGACTACGATTTCAAAGTGATGCTGACCGGAGAGAGAGAACGTGTCGAGGACCTGTTTGAGTACGAGGGATGCAAAGTGGGAAGAGGCACCTACGGTCATGTATACAAAGCAAAGAGAAAAGATGG GAAGGATGATAAGGACTACGCCCTCAAGCAGATTGAAGGCACTGGCATCTCCATGTCTGCCTGCAGAGAGATTGCA CTACTGCGGGAGCTGAAGCATCCTAATGTGATCTCACTGCAGAAGGTGTTCCTGTCACACGCAGACCGCAAAGTCTGGCTGCTCTTCGACTACGCCGAGCATGATCTCtgg CACATCATAAAGTTCCACAGGGCGTCCAAGGCTAATAAGAAGCCCCTGCAACTGCCTAGGGGGATGGTCAAGTCTCTGCTCTACCAGATCCTGGACGGCATCCATTACTTACACGCCAACTGGGTCCTACACAGAGacctg AAACCTGCAAACATCCTAGTGATGGGGGAGGGGCCGGAGAGGGGTCGAGTAAAGATCG CGGACATGGGCTTTGCCCGCCTCTTTAACTCACCACTGAAGCCGTTAGCAGATCTGGACCCGGTGGTGGTCACCTTCTGGTACAGGGCACCAGAGCTACTGCTAGGTGCCAGGCACTACACCAAAGCCATCG ACATCTGGGCGATTGGCTGCATCTTTGCCGAGCTGTTGACGTCTGAGCCCATCTTCCACTGTCGCCAAGAGGACATCAAGACCAGTAACCCCTACCACCACGACCAGCTGGACCGCATCTTCAACGTCATGGGCTTCCCCGCTG AGAAGGACTGGGAAGACATCAAGAAGATGCCGGAGCACTCCACTCTGATGAAAGACTTCAGGAGGAACAC GTATACAAACTGCAGCCTTATAAAATACATGGAGAAACACAAAGTCAAACCAGACAGCAAAGCATTCCACTTG CTCCAGAAGCTGCTGACCATGGACCCGATCCGCAGGATCACATCTGAGCAGGCCATGCAGGACCCTTACTTCCTGGAGGAACCACTGCCCACCTCAGA tgtgtttGCAGGCTGCCAGATCCCCTACCCCAAGAGGGAGTTCCTGACAGAGGAGGAGCCAGAGGATAAGGCAGAGAAAGTCAGAAAT aagaaccagcagcagcaggggAACAACCACACCAACGGGGCGGGGCACACTGGTAACCCTGACAACAGCCACGCCCAAGGCCCGCCCCTAAAGAAGGTGCGAGTGGTCCCGCCCGTCACTACCTCAAGTGGCCTCATTATGACCTCAGACTACCAG CGCTCCAATCCACATGCTGTCTACCAGAACCCCGGACCAAGCACATCACTGCCCCAAAACAGCATTGGATACTCCTCTACCTCCCAGCAGCCCCCGCAGTACTCACACCAGACCCACCGCTACTGA
- the cdk8 gene encoding cyclin-dependent kinase 8 isoform X3: MGEGPERGRVKIADMGFARLFNSPLKPLADLDPVVVTFWYRAPELLLGARHYTKAIDIWAIGCIFAELLTSEPIFHCRQEDIKTSNPYHHDQLDRIFNVMGFPAEKDWEDIKKMPEHSTLMKDFRRNTYTNCSLIKYMEKHKVKPDSKAFHLLQKLLTMDPIRRITSEQAMQDPYFLEEPLPTSDVFAGCQIPYPKREFLTEEEPEDKAEKVRNKNQQQQGNNHTNGAGHTGNPDNSHAQGPPLKKVRVVPPVTTSSGLIMTSDYQRSNPHAVYQNPGPSTSLPQNSIGYSSTSQQPPQYSHQTHRY; encoded by the exons ATGGGGGAGGGGCCGGAGAGGGGTCGAGTAAAGATCG CGGACATGGGCTTTGCCCGCCTCTTTAACTCACCACTGAAGCCGTTAGCAGATCTGGACCCGGTGGTGGTCACCTTCTGGTACAGGGCACCAGAGCTACTGCTAGGTGCCAGGCACTACACCAAAGCCATCG ACATCTGGGCGATTGGCTGCATCTTTGCCGAGCTGTTGACGTCTGAGCCCATCTTCCACTGTCGCCAAGAGGACATCAAGACCAGTAACCCCTACCACCACGACCAGCTGGACCGCATCTTCAACGTCATGGGCTTCCCCGCTG AGAAGGACTGGGAAGACATCAAGAAGATGCCGGAGCACTCCACTCTGATGAAAGACTTCAGGAGGAACAC GTATACAAACTGCAGCCTTATAAAATACATGGAGAAACACAAAGTCAAACCAGACAGCAAAGCATTCCACTTG CTCCAGAAGCTGCTGACCATGGACCCGATCCGCAGGATCACATCTGAGCAGGCCATGCAGGACCCTTACTTCCTGGAGGAACCACTGCCCACCTCAGA tgtgtttGCAGGCTGCCAGATCCCCTACCCCAAGAGGGAGTTCCTGACAGAGGAGGAGCCAGAGGATAAGGCAGAGAAAGTCAGAAAT aagaaccagcagcagcaggggAACAACCACACCAACGGGGCGGGGCACACTGGTAACCCTGACAACAGCCACGCCCAAGGCCCGCCCCTAAAGAAGGTGCGAGTGGTCCCGCCCGTCACTACCTCAAGTGGCCTCATTATGACCTCAGACTACCAG CGCTCCAATCCACATGCTGTCTACCAGAACCCCGGACCAAGCACATCACTGCCCCAAAACAGCATTGGATACTCCTCTACCTCCCAGCAGCCCCCGCAGTACTCACACCAGACCCACCGCTACTGA